In Triticum urartu cultivar G1812 chromosome 6, Tu2.1, whole genome shotgun sequence, the following proteins share a genomic window:
- the LOC125514170 gene encoding BOI-related E3 ubiquitin-protein ligase 1 has translation MAVQAQYPSNLLFHDRGDPERADMDLPKQQHQQQHQQHPQQLAGLSPAVYFASGGASGNRRKRAREAMAPPPPAKEEYIGLFAQHSAPFLNMAQLHSSRVAASPSPAPASVTRVSTGLRLALDEQQQRQINSLCYPSSSSPLVPFSDEFAGQMKQHGDELDKFVRDQGEQLRRAIADRMRHHNRALLVAADKSASRRLREKALEAEREARRGAELEERLARLRNEAAAWQAKALSEQATAVGLHAQLQQAASAARASCEELGGGDAGPAESCSSAYVDPRRAGPDRGCHGCHLGAATVVLLPCRHLSLCRDCFAAGDMDVAMACPVCHCVRTGSVEAILC, from the exons ATGGCTGTGCAGGCCCAGTACCCCTCCAATCTCCTCTTCCACGATAG AGGTGACCCGGAGAGGGCGGACATGGACCTGCCCAAGCAGCAGCATCAGCAGCAACACCAGCAGCATCCGCAGCAGCTCGCCGGACTCTCGCCGGCGGTCTATTTTGCCAGTGGCGGAG CCAGTGGGAATCGGAGGAAGCGCGCCAGGGAggccatggcgccgccgccgccggccaagGAGGAGTACATCGGCCTGTTCGCGCAGCACTCGGCGCCCTTTTTGAACATGGCGCAGCTCCACAGCAGCAGGGTCGCGGCGTCCCCGTCCCCTGCCCCTGCCTCTGTGACGCGCGTGTCCACGGGCCTCCGCCTGGCATTGGATGAGCAGCAGCAGAGACAGATTAATTCCTTGTGTTACCCGTCCTCGTCGTCGCCGCTCGTTCCCTTCTCCGATGAGTTCGCCGGACAGATGAAGCAGCACGGCGACGAGCTCGACAAATTCGTCCGGGACCAG GGCGAGCAGCTCCGGCGGGCCATCGCCGATCGGATGCGCCACCACAACCGGGCACTTCTGGTGGCGGCGGACAAGTCGGCCTCGCGCCGGCTACGGGAGAAGGCGCTGGAGGCGGAGCGCGAGGCGCGGCGCGGCGCCGAACTGGAGGAGCGGCTCGCGCGGCTACGcaacgaggcggcggcgtggcAGGCCAAGGCGCTCTCGGAGCAGGCCACCGCGGTGGGCCTTCACGCGCAGCTCCAGCAGGCCGCCTCCGCGGCGCGGGCATCCTGCGAGGAGCTGGGCGGCGGCGACGCCGGCCCGGCCGAATCGTGCTCGTCGGCGTACGTAGACCCTCGCCGCGCCGGGCCTGACCGCGGGTGCCACGGCTGCCACCTCGGGGCGGCCACGGTGGTGCTCCTGCCGTGCAGACATCTGAGCCTGTGCCGTGACTGCTTCGCCGCCGGCGACATGGACGTGGCCATGGCGTGCCCTGTATGCCATTGCGTGAGGACCGGCAGCGTGGAGGCCATCCTGTGTTGA